A single window of Candidatus Limnocylindrales bacterium DNA harbors:
- a CDS encoding DUF779 domain-containing protein, producing MTTIRISAAAAEVVARVRAERSGPLTFVIDGGCCEGAAPHLYEDAVITSAARQVGEVSGVPVYLQAAMIGPYADADVVIDVVDEPLSEAMSLETGLGVRFVLREAAAAEAEARAAGRLA from the coding sequence ATGACGACAATTCGCATTTCCGCGGCGGCCGCAGAGGTGGTCGCGCGCGTGCGTGCCGAGCGCAGCGGGCCGCTTACGTTCGTGATCGACGGCGGGTGCTGCGAGGGCGCGGCGCCGCATCTCTACGAGGATGCAGTCATCACGTCGGCTGCGCGTCAGGTCGGCGAAGTTTCCGGTGTTCCCGTTTACCTCCAGGCCGCGATGATCGGGCCGTATGCAGATGCCGATGTGGTCATCGACGTTGTCGACGAGCCGCTGTCCGAGGCGATGTCGCTGGAGACCGGGCTCGGCGTTCGATTCGTGCTGCGAGAAGCCGCGGCGGCCGAGGCGGAGGCGCGGGCGGCCGGGCGTTTGGCGTAG
- a CDS encoding aldehyde dehydrogenase family protein, with translation MKEYGLFINGQWESAKGGKTAPSINPATEEAWCNVAVADREDAQKAVAAAKAAHDSGVWRNKSPQERGEIMQRVAAAMFERQDELAAAEVQDGGGTMRKAMSMDVPGAAQTFFHFGSYITGDEYKSMLQEEYDEVVPIPSRNLVVREPIGVTAGITPWNFPMIMGAWKIAPSIAAGNCCVIKPASVTPVSTLLLAEICTQAGVPAGVVNVISGPGGTAGEELATHPDVGKVAFTGSTEVGRRIMQLGAGTLKKVTLELGGKSPNIILPDANIDTAALGSLFATFMHQGQICESGTRILVHESVHDEFMEKMLAGMGRIKIGDTMDPTTGMGPLVSKSQRETVEKYVALGNEQGAKCVAGGKRPEAMAKGYYYEPTVFDDVDNKMRIAQEEIFGPVVSVIRFKDEDEAVRIANDSVYGLGGAVWSENTDRAIALARRIETGTVWINDYHMINLRFPFGGYKQSGVGRELGKWGLAEYHEMKHIHVGESTGPEGKFYFQMLLN, from the coding sequence ATGAAGGAATACGGCCTGTTCATCAACGGTCAATGGGAGTCCGCCAAGGGCGGCAAGACCGCTCCCTCGATCAATCCGGCCACCGAAGAAGCGTGGTGCAACGTCGCGGTCGCCGACCGCGAGGACGCGCAGAAGGCCGTCGCCGCCGCGAAGGCCGCGCACGACAGCGGGGTCTGGCGAAACAAGTCTCCGCAGGAACGCGGCGAAATCATGCAACGCGTGGCCGCCGCGATGTTCGAGCGCCAGGACGAGCTGGCCGCGGCCGAAGTCCAGGACGGCGGCGGCACGATGCGCAAGGCCATGAGCATGGACGTGCCGGGCGCCGCGCAGACGTTCTTCCACTTCGGGTCGTACATCACGGGCGACGAGTACAAGTCGATGCTGCAGGAGGAGTACGACGAGGTCGTTCCGATCCCGAGCAGGAACCTCGTCGTGCGCGAGCCGATCGGAGTGACCGCCGGGATCACGCCGTGGAACTTCCCGATGATCATGGGCGCGTGGAAGATCGCGCCTTCGATCGCGGCCGGCAACTGCTGCGTGATCAAGCCGGCGTCGGTGACGCCCGTTTCGACGCTGCTGCTGGCCGAGATCTGCACGCAGGCCGGGGTTCCGGCCGGCGTCGTCAACGTGATCAGCGGCCCCGGCGGCACGGCGGGCGAAGAGCTCGCGACGCATCCGGATGTGGGCAAGGTCGCGTTCACCGGTTCGACCGAAGTCGGCCGCCGCATCATGCAGCTCGGCGCCGGGACGCTGAAGAAGGTGACGCTCGAGCTCGGCGGCAAGTCGCCGAACATCATCCTGCCCGACGCCAACATCGATACCGCGGCGCTCGGGTCGCTGTTCGCGACGTTCATGCACCAGGGACAGATCTGCGAGTCGGGCACGCGCATTCTCGTGCACGAGAGCGTGCACGACGAGTTCATGGAGAAGATGCTCGCCGGCATGGGCCGCATCAAGATCGGCGACACCATGGATCCGACGACCGGCATGGGACCGCTCGTCAGCAAGTCGCAGCGTGAGACGGTCGAGAAGTACGTGGCGCTCGGCAACGAGCAGGGCGCAAAATGCGTTGCCGGCGGCAAGCGGCCCGAGGCCATGGCCAAGGGCTACTACTACGAGCCGACCGTGTTCGACGACGTCGACAACAAGATGCGCATCGCGCAGGAAGAGATCTTCGGACCGGTCGTCTCGGTGATCCGCTTCAAGGACGAAGACGAAGCGGTGCGCATTGCGAACGACTCGGTCTACGGGCTCGGCGGCGCGGTGTGGTCGGAGAACACGGACCGTGCGATCGCGCTCGCGCGCCGGATCGAGACCGGCACGGTCTGGATCAACGACTATCACATGATCAACCTCCGGTTCCCGTTCGGCGGCTACAAGCAGAGCGGCGTCGGCCGCGAGCTCGGCAAGTGGGGCCTGGCCGAATACCATGAGATGAAGCACATCCACGTCGGCGAAAGCACCGGTCCGGAAGGAAAGTTCTACTTCCAGATGCTGCTGAACTGA
- a CDS encoding SPOR domain-containing protein yields the protein MLIAATVFACAFVPALAAAQTGAGAERYEVTITPPKRPGSEPAAAAPVEPANDGAGAPTAAAPAAAGEAAKQGTATAATANASAAVAPVAPEVPALPVGPLRTLQVGAFRQQKSAVSLHDTLVEAFQDVVVVEAQSGGEPIYRVNVGRLPRGPALDDLKRRLVAAGYPTFEVLAPVGESAPH from the coding sequence ATGTTGATCGCCGCAACGGTATTCGCCTGCGCATTCGTTCCAGCGCTCGCCGCCGCACAGACCGGCGCCGGCGCGGAGCGTTACGAAGTTACGATCACGCCGCCGAAGCGGCCGGGCAGCGAGCCCGCAGCTGCCGCTCCGGTGGAACCTGCAAACGACGGTGCCGGCGCGCCGACGGCTGCCGCTCCTGCCGCAGCCGGCGAAGCGGCGAAGCAAGGCACCGCGACGGCGGCCACCGCGAATGCGAGTGCGGCCGTTGCGCCCGTCGCGCCAGAAGTGCCGGCACTTCCCGTTGGGCCGCTTCGCACGCTTCAGGTCGGAGCGTTTCGCCAGCAGAAGAGCGCGGTCTCACTTCACGACACGCTCGTCGAGGCGTTCCAGGATGTCGTGGTCGTCGAAGCCCAGTCGGGCGGCGAACCGATCTATCGCGTCAACGTCGGCCGCCTGCCGCGAGGGCCGGCGCTCGACGATCTCAAGCGGCGCCTGGTTGCAGCGGGCTATCCGACGTTCGAGGTGCTGGCGCCGGTCGGCGAATCGGCGCCGCACTGA
- the smpB gene encoding SsrA-binding protein SmpB — protein sequence MAKSASRTKETAGRVADNRKAFHNYYIEETLEAGVQLSGTEVRSAREGGVNLTDSYVRIDKGEAWLIGSRFSPYPPAGQNNHEPDRERKLLLHRRQIDRLAGRVKLEGYSLVVTKIYFDAGGRLKAEVGLAKGKKQHDKRATERDKDAKREIARAMRRRG from the coding sequence ATGGCCAAGTCTGCGTCGCGCACCAAGGAGACCGCCGGTCGCGTCGCGGACAACCGTAAGGCGTTCCATAACTATTACATCGAGGAGACGCTCGAGGCGGGCGTCCAGCTGTCGGGCACCGAGGTTCGTTCGGCGCGCGAGGGCGGCGTCAACCTCACCGACTCGTACGTCCGCATCGACAAGGGCGAGGCCTGGCTGATCGGCTCGCGCTTCTCGCCGTATCCGCCCGCCGGACAGAACAACCACGAGCCGGACCGCGAGCGAAAGCTGCTGCTGCACCGCCGGCAGATCGACCGCCTCGCGGGCCGCGTCAAGCTCGAAGGCTACTCGCTGGTGGTGACGAAGATCTACTTCGATGCGGGCGGGCGCCTCAAGGCCGAGGTCGGGCTCGCCAAAGGCAAGAAGCAGCACGACAAGCGCGCGACCGAGCGCGACAAGGATGCCAAACGCGAGATCGCGCGCGCGATGCGGCGCCGCGGGTAG
- a CDS encoding tyrosine-protein phosphatase — MSDNHSSTPFPGTYWVIPGSLLAGAYPGGKDADATEKRMTALLDAGVRSVINLMSEEEAFEHAPGEHFYPYEDALEKIGESRGVVVEIERYAIEDANTLTEQAMELVLDAIDAEIDGRDSPTFVHCSDGNARTGVVIGCYLARHGLATGKSALEKIRELRSVDPLFAKQKSPKTMTEEKFVLRWRESR; from the coding sequence GTGAGCGACAATCACAGTTCCACGCCTTTTCCCGGTACCTACTGGGTCATTCCCGGTAGTCTGCTCGCCGGAGCATATCCCGGCGGCAAGGACGCCGACGCGACCGAGAAGCGCATGACGGCGCTGCTCGACGCGGGCGTACGCTCGGTCATCAACCTGATGTCGGAGGAAGAAGCCTTCGAGCACGCACCGGGCGAACACTTCTACCCGTACGAGGACGCACTCGAGAAAATCGGCGAGTCGCGCGGAGTCGTCGTCGAGATCGAGCGCTATGCGATCGAAGACGCCAACACGCTGACCGAGCAGGCCATGGAGCTGGTGCTCGACGCGATCGACGCCGAAATCGACGGCCGCGACAGCCCGACGTTCGTGCACTGCTCGGACGGCAACGCGCGTACCGGCGTCGTCATCGGCTGCTACCTCGCGCGCCACGGCCTCGCGACGGGCAAGAGCGCGCTCGAAAAAATCCGCGAGCTTCGCTCCGTCGACCCGCTGTTTGCCAAACAGAAGTCGCCAAAGACGATGACCGAGGAAAAGTTCGTCCTGCGCTGGCGCGAGTCGCGCTGA
- a CDS encoding deoxynucleoside kinase — protein MPQEARYIAVEGAIGVGKSSLARALAKHYGARLVGEPVEENPFLPRFYEEPERYALTAQLSFLVERYRQQEELVQMDLFEHSVVTDYLFAKDRIFAGLTLASDELSLYERIYGLLDARIRRPDLVVFLDAEVEVLLRRLKKRDRPYERKIGRAYIEKVAEAYRRFFHGYRETPLLIVSCSDIDFVENGGHLVDLVREIGSMGQGTQVYVPLGSV, from the coding sequence GTGCCGCAGGAAGCCCGTTACATTGCCGTCGAGGGCGCGATCGGCGTCGGAAAGTCCTCGCTGGCGAGGGCCCTCGCGAAGCATTACGGCGCAAGGCTCGTCGGCGAGCCGGTCGAGGAGAACCCGTTTCTCCCGCGGTTTTACGAGGAGCCCGAGCGCTACGCGCTGACCGCCCAGCTCTCGTTCCTGGTCGAGCGTTACCGCCAGCAGGAAGAGCTGGTCCAGATGGACCTGTTCGAGCACTCGGTGGTCACGGATTACCTGTTCGCGAAGGACCGGATCTTCGCGGGTCTGACGCTGGCGTCAGACGAGCTGTCTCTGTACGAGAGGATTTACGGGCTGCTGGATGCCCGGATCCGCCGGCCGGACCTCGTCGTCTTCCTCGACGCGGAGGTTGAGGTTCTGCTGAGAAGGCTTAAGAAGCGTGACCGGCCGTACGAACGCAAGATCGGCCGGGCTTACATAGAGAAAGTCGCGGAAGCCTACAGGAGGTTCTTCCACGGCTACAGGGAGACCCCGCTTCTCATCGTCAGTTGCTCGGACATCGACTTTGTCGAGAATGGCGGCCATCTGGTCGACCTGGTTCGGGAGATCGGATCGATGGGGCAGGGAACCCAGGTTTACGTACCGCTTGGATCCGTTTGA
- a CDS encoding amidohydrolase family protein produces the protein MILNDFRILDTETGAYRDGSVRIQAERIVEISDRPLSGNAIRTIDGRGRVLMPGLIDAHVHVAITTINFASLEAKPTTLRALEAAGILERMLARGFTTVRDAGGADRGLAEAVAEGLIPGPRIYYSGRVLSQTGGHGDFRSRGDLAPMCACTIHSSAFSHVVDGVDAVRRAAREELRRGATQLKIMASGGVASPTDPIWNLQYSREEMTAIVEEAESWRTYAMAHAYTPEAIRRAVEAGVRTIEHGNLIDRATAELMASRSAYLVPTLITYFALDELGSAFGLPAESSRKLKEVLTAGLESIEIARSAGVPMGFGTDLLGELHDQQSREFTIRRRALGAADIIRSATVVNAEILRATGEIGVIRERARADLLVIDGDPLEDIAVLENPDRMQAVIQGGRVAVDRGM, from the coding sequence ATGATCCTCAACGACTTTCGTATCCTCGATACCGAGACCGGAGCGTACCGAGACGGTTCCGTCCGCATCCAGGCGGAACGCATCGTCGAGATCTCGGACCGCCCACTTTCGGGAAACGCTATTCGCACGATCGACGGCCGCGGACGCGTACTGATGCCGGGCCTGATCGACGCTCACGTCCACGTCGCCATCACGACGATCAATTTCGCTTCACTCGAGGCCAAGCCGACGACGCTTCGGGCGCTGGAGGCGGCGGGCATTCTTGAACGGATGCTGGCGCGCGGATTCACGACGGTGCGCGACGCCGGCGGCGCCGACCGCGGACTTGCCGAAGCAGTCGCGGAAGGCCTGATTCCCGGTCCGCGCATCTATTATTCCGGACGCGTGCTCAGCCAGACCGGCGGACACGGCGATTTCCGCTCGCGCGGCGACCTCGCGCCAATGTGCGCGTGCACCATTCATTCGAGCGCGTTCTCGCACGTGGTCGATGGCGTGGATGCCGTGCGCCGGGCAGCGCGCGAAGAGCTTCGCCGCGGCGCCACGCAGCTTAAGATCATGGCATCGGGCGGCGTCGCGTCGCCGACGGACCCGATCTGGAACCTTCAGTATTCGCGTGAAGAGATGACCGCGATCGTCGAAGAGGCCGAGTCGTGGCGAACCTATGCGATGGCGCACGCCTACACGCCGGAAGCGATTCGACGGGCAGTCGAAGCCGGAGTGCGGACCATCGAGCACGGTAATCTCATCGACCGCGCGACGGCTGAGCTGATGGCGTCGCGCAGCGCGTACCTGGTGCCGACGCTGATCACGTATTTCGCGCTCGATGAGCTGGGCAGTGCGTTTGGTCTCCCGGCCGAGAGCAGCCGCAAGCTGAAAGAGGTTCTTACCGCGGGCCTGGAGTCGATCGAGATTGCGCGCTCGGCGGGCGTGCCGATGGGATTCGGCACCGATCTTCTCGGAGAGCTGCACGATCAGCAGAGCCGCGAGTTCACGATTCGCCGGCGCGCGCTCGGCGCCGCCGACATCATTCGCTCCGCCACCGTCGTCAACGCCGAGATCCTGCGCGCGACGGGTGAGATCGGAGTCATCCGGGAACGCGCGCGCGCCGATCTGCTGGTGATCGACGGTGATCCTCTCGAGGACATCGCCGTTCTCGAGAATCCGGATCGAATGCAGGCGGTGATCCAGGGCGGACGTGTCGCAGTCGATCGCGGGATGTGA
- the nagZ gene encoding beta-N-acetylhexosaminidase: protein MGTDEEGAGRLLIIGLTGPELDPEAEALLHHVDPLGVVLFRRNIQSVGQLKDLTRRLAEFRPDMLIAIDHEGGRVHRMPPDFTHFPPSLVMARNGDPGLMREVAHAHAAELRDAGFNLTFSPVLDVHTNPANPIIGDRAFGTTPEEVVHNALPYMQGLAEGGILACGKHFPGHGDTSVDSHLELPVLPAATHPLERLRTLELRPFARAIAQGVPMIMTAHVICDALDPKAPATLSRRVIEDLLRTELGYDGYVVSDDLEMKAIVDHYSVGRAAVMSIVAGCDGCLVCATPSRIYEAHEALTNALESGEITIASAANAARRREKLLAKSRRLARIPITAGAIGAAAHTALSSRLRGEAVVA, encoded by the coding sequence GTGGGAACTGACGAAGAAGGCGCGGGGCGACTGCTGATCATCGGCCTGACCGGCCCGGAGCTCGACCCGGAGGCCGAGGCTCTTCTCCATCACGTCGATCCGCTCGGCGTCGTGCTGTTCCGGCGCAACATCCAGTCGGTCGGCCAGCTGAAAGACCTGACCCGCCGCCTCGCGGAATTCCGCCCGGACATGCTGATCGCGATCGATCACGAGGGTGGTCGCGTCCACCGGATGCCGCCAGACTTCACGCACTTTCCGCCGTCGCTCGTCATGGCCCGCAACGGCGACCCGGGCCTGATGCGCGAGGTTGCCCATGCGCACGCGGCCGAGCTTCGCGATGCGGGCTTCAACCTGACGTTCTCGCCCGTGCTCGACGTGCACACCAACCCGGCCAACCCGATCATCGGCGACCGCGCGTTCGGCACCACGCCCGAAGAAGTCGTCCACAATGCGCTTCCGTATATGCAGGGGCTCGCCGAGGGCGGCATTCTCGCGTGCGGCAAGCACTTTCCCGGCCATGGCGACACGTCGGTGGACTCGCACCTGGAGCTTCCGGTGCTGCCGGCGGCGACTCATCCGCTCGAGCGCCTGCGCACGCTCGAGCTGCGGCCGTTCGCGCGTGCGATCGCGCAAGGCGTGCCGATGATCATGACCGCGCACGTGATCTGCGATGCGCTCGACCCGAAAGCTCCGGCAACGCTCAGCCGCCGCGTGATCGAAGATCTGCTGCGCACCGAGCTCGGTTACGACGGCTACGTGGTTTCCGACGATCTGGAAATGAAGGCGATCGTCGATCACTACAGCGTCGGCCGCGCGGCGGTGATGTCGATCGTCGCCGGCTGCGACGGCTGCCTTGTCTGCGCGACTCCGTCGCGAATCTACGAAGCGCACGAAGCACTGACGAACGCGCTCGAAAGCGGCGAGATCACGATCGCGTCGGCGGCAAACGCCGCACGCCGGCGAGAGAAGCTGCTCGCGAAGAGCCGCCGGCTCGCGCGCATCCCGATCACCGCCGGCGCAATCGGCGCCGCCGCACATACCGCGCTTTCGTCGCGCCTTCGCGGAGAGGCCGTCGTTGCCTGA
- a CDS encoding PAS domain S-box protein — translation MIIALLVFSSALQVVVALVALRAPRTARTRSAWWVFAAALMLMALRRLVALGGILAGSAVAPTRPTEELIAVGISTLLLTGVLRMRVLWAEADAALHEAKESELARRESEEIWKRVFEFAPDGYVMLESDGRLARMNLAAAEIVGLSRESAEGRYIFELGFLDDEGLAQAARNLSMMQRGEDPGPAEYTFHRPDGTQRQVEVISYTIDVRDRPLLLTIVHDVTRRRRIEAELKRSHRRLEEAQRVAGVVTFEIDLREATISTSGDPRLTSPSTDGRLHMSLEEGFNYIVPEDRERVLEEMAAGTGGKGRIVVEYRQFDARLGREATVRTTAHAQKDEHGHVTGLVGATVDVTEIRHAEQEIRTLNTALEERVRARTAELERAVDELEAFSYSVSHDLRSPLRAMAGYSELVLEEEGSSLSAASVEHLERIRASSVRMGGLIDGLLSLARLSRATRNDVRINLSEIARTILAEMQEADPGRDVEIIVADDLETVGDAGMMSVMLQNLLANAWKFTRSRAHARIEFGRTGGGDYFVRDNGVGFDAAQKSKLFRPFERLHRTDEFEGTGIGLATVARIVRHHGGHAWAEGSIGKGATFWFTLGAPGLRDEARLHTMAAELIEAGRVAKLS, via the coding sequence ATGATCATCGCGCTGCTCGTCTTTTCGTCGGCCCTTCAGGTCGTCGTCGCGCTCGTCGCCCTTCGCGCACCGCGCACGGCGCGCACGCGTTCGGCGTGGTGGGTCTTCGCCGCAGCGCTGATGCTGATGGCGCTGCGGCGCCTGGTGGCGCTCGGCGGGATCCTCGCGGGAAGCGCCGTCGCGCCGACCAGGCCCACCGAAGAGCTGATCGCGGTCGGGATTTCGACCTTGCTGCTGACCGGTGTGCTGCGGATGCGGGTTCTGTGGGCAGAGGCCGACGCCGCCCTTCACGAAGCAAAGGAAAGCGAGCTCGCGCGCCGCGAGAGCGAAGAGATCTGGAAGCGCGTGTTCGAGTTCGCGCCCGACGGCTACGTGATGCTCGAGTCGGACGGCCGGCTGGCGCGGATGAACCTGGCCGCAGCCGAGATCGTCGGGCTCTCGCGCGAATCGGCCGAGGGGCGCTACATCTTCGAGCTCGGTTTTCTCGACGACGAGGGCCTCGCGCAGGCGGCGCGAAACCTGTCGATGATGCAGAGGGGCGAAGACCCGGGCCCCGCCGAATACACGTTCCACCGTCCGGACGGCACCCAGCGGCAGGTCGAGGTGATCAGTTACACGATCGACGTCCGCGACCGGCCGCTGCTGCTGACGATCGTCCACGACGTGACCCGGCGGCGACGCATCGAAGCCGAGCTCAAGCGCAGCCACCGGCGTCTCGAGGAAGCGCAGCGCGTGGCCGGCGTCGTCACGTTCGAGATCGACCTGCGTGAAGCCACGATCTCGACGAGCGGCGATCCGCGGCTGACCAGCCCTTCGACCGACGGACGCCTGCACATGTCGCTCGAGGAGGGCTTCAACTACATCGTACCCGAGGACCGCGAGCGGGTGCTCGAGGAAATGGCCGCGGGAACAGGCGGAAAGGGACGCATCGTCGTCGAATACCGGCAGTTCGACGCGCGCCTCGGCCGCGAAGCAACCGTGCGAACCACCGCGCACGCACAGAAAGACGAACACGGACACGTCACAGGGCTGGTCGGTGCGACCGTCGACGTCACCGAGATCCGCCACGCGGAGCAGGAGATCCGCACCCTCAATACCGCGCTCGAAGAGCGCGTGCGCGCGCGCACCGCCGAGCTCGAGCGCGCGGTCGACGAGCTCGAAGCGTTCAGCTACTCGGTCTCGCACGACCTGCGCTCGCCGCTGCGTGCGATGGCCGGCTACAGCGAGCTCGTGCTCGAGGAAGAAGGAAGCAGCCTCAGTGCGGCGTCGGTCGAGCATCTCGAGCGCATCCGTGCGTCGTCGGTGCGCATGGGAGGCCTGATCGACGGCCTGCTGTCGCTGGCGAGACTGTCACGCGCGACGCGCAACGACGTGCGCATCAATCTGTCGGAGATCGCCCGGACCATTCTCGCGGAGATGCAGGAGGCCGATCCCGGCCGCGACGTCGAAATCATCGTCGCCGACGACCTGGAGACGGTCGGCGACGCCGGCATGATGTCGGTGATGCTGCAGAACCTTCTCGCCAACGCGTGGAAGTTCACGCGCTCGCGCGCGCACGCGCGAATCGAATTCGGCCGCACGGGCGGCGGCGACTACTTCGTGCGCGACAACGGCGTCGGATTCGACGCCGCGCAAAAATCCAAACTCTTCCGTCCGTTCGAGCGCCTGCACCGCACCGACGAATTCGAAGGGACCGGCATCGGTCTCGCCACCGTCGCGCGCATCGTGCGTCACCACGGCGGACACGCGTGGGCCGAAGGCTCGATCGGCAAGGGTGCTACGTTCTGGTTCACGCTCGGCGCGCCAGGCCTGCGGGACGAGGCGAGGCTTCACACGATGGCCGCCGAGCTCATCGAAGCCGGACGCGTCGCCAAGCTTTCGTAG
- the panD gene encoding aspartate 1-decarboxylase has protein sequence MRDNMRKMMRGKIHRATITGADLHYEGSVTIDSDLLRGAGIIENEAVSIWNVNNGERFETYAIEGQPGSGVVCVNGAAAHKVNVGDLIIIAAFGWMPEEQALAWKPNVVFVDEKNRPVDLGRKHEIGGQALLKKVWG, from the coding sequence ATGCGCGACAACATGCGAAAGATGATGCGTGGCAAGATCCACCGGGCCACCATCACCGGTGCCGATCTGCATTACGAAGGCAGCGTGACGATCGACTCGGACCTCCTGCGAGGGGCCGGGATCATCGAGAACGAAGCCGTCTCGATCTGGAACGTGAACAACGGCGAGCGCTTCGAGACCTACGCGATCGAAGGCCAGCCGGGTTCCGGCGTCGTCTGCGTCAACGGCGCTGCGGCTCACAAGGTGAACGTCGGCGACCTGATCATCATCGCCGCGTTCGGCTGGATGCCCGAAGAGCAGGCGCTCGCGTGGAAGCCGAACGTTGTCTTCGTCGACGAGAAGAACCGCCCGGTCGACCTCGGCCGCAAGCACGAGATCGGCGGCCAGGCCCTCCTCAAAAAAGTCTGGGGCTGA
- the panC gene encoding pantoate--beta-alanine ligase, with the protein MKIVRSVAKMQELSRQARAGGLTVGFVPTMGYLHDGHLSLLKRARELSDLVVVSIFVNPTQFNNPEDFENYPRDDKTDAALLEEEGVDVLFMPPASEVYPAGAATRISVAGLSGELCGKFRPGHFEGVATVVAALFNMVLPDFAVFGKKDFQQLQVIRRMVRDLHFPLRIVEAETVRERDGLAMSSRNARLSAAEREEAPVIHRALDAASALFAAGERDSSRLVAEAAGVLAGCAALRTEYLEVVDPDAIAATEVADERSVMAIAAWLGPVRLIDNVTLAEARFPVTERSSTGAGSHTRFANGAAAN; encoded by the coding sequence ATGAAGATCGTACGATCCGTTGCCAAGATGCAGGAGCTCAGCCGCCAGGCGCGTGCCGGCGGACTGACTGTCGGTTTCGTGCCGACGATGGGCTACCTGCACGACGGGCACCTTTCGCTGCTCAAGCGGGCACGCGAACTGTCGGATCTGGTCGTCGTATCGATCTTCGTCAATCCGACGCAGTTCAACAATCCGGAAGACTTCGAGAACTATCCGCGCGACGACAAGACCGACGCGGCGCTGCTCGAAGAAGAAGGCGTCGACGTGCTGTTCATGCCGCCGGCGAGCGAAGTCTATCCGGCCGGCGCCGCCACACGCATAAGCGTCGCCGGGCTTTCGGGCGAGCTTTGCGGAAAGTTCCGGCCCGGGCATTTCGAAGGCGTCGCGACCGTGGTCGCTGCGCTGTTCAACATGGTGCTGCCTGACTTCGCGGTGTTCGGCAAAAAGGATTTCCAGCAGCTGCAGGTCATCCGCCGCATGGTGCGCGACCTTCACTTTCCGCTGCGCATCGTCGAAGCGGAAACCGTGCGCGAGCGCGACGGGCTTGCGATGAGCTCGCGCAATGCGCGGCTTTCGGCTGCCGAGCGCGAAGAAGCGCCCGTCATCCATCGTGCGCTCGACGCGGCCTCCGCCCTGTTTGCTGCCGGTGAGCGCGATTCGTCGCGGCTGGTTGCCGAAGCGGCAGGTGTTCTCGCCGGCTGCGCGGCTCTTCGCACCGAATATCTCGAAGTCGTCGATCCGGATGCCATCGCTGCGACGGAAGTTGCCGACGAGCGCTCCGTGATGGCGATTGCCGCGTGGCTCGGCCCCGTGCGGCTCATCGACAACGTGACTCTGGCCGAAGCTCGATTCCCCGTTACCGAACGGTCGTCGACCGGCGCCGGTTCGCATACGCGTTTTGCGAACGGCGCGGCGGCAAACTGA
- the panB gene encoding 3-methyl-2-oxobutanoate hydroxymethyltransferase: MATSFEDSKVTVPSILAAKGERKLAMVTAYDFTFARLADRAGADLLLVGDSLAMVMQGGENTLGVSMDEMVYHSRMVARGRRRALVVVDMPFLSYQVSVADAVANAGRLIKEGGAEAVKLEGGVHVADAVRRLAEVDIPVMGHVGLTPQSVHRMGGHKVQGRRSGHGAGESGRLLEDAQALEDAGAFAIVVEGVPSDLAAEITAAVSIPTIGIGAGAGCDGQVLVMHDLLGLEDRIAPKFVKRFAELGTQATEAFAEYVREVRAGAFPTEKHSFSAPRAVVLAKEA, translated from the coding sequence GTGGCTACGAGCTTCGAAGACTCCAAGGTAACCGTCCCTTCCATCCTGGCCGCCAAGGGCGAGCGCAAGCTCGCGATGGTGACCGCCTACGACTTCACGTTCGCGCGGCTGGCCGATCGCGCGGGCGCCGACCTGCTGCTGGTCGGTGACTCGCTCGCGATGGTCATGCAGGGCGGCGAGAACACGCTCGGCGTGTCGATGGACGAGATGGTCTATCACTCGCGCATGGTCGCGCGCGGCCGCCGCCGGGCGCTCGTCGTCGTCGACATGCCGTTCCTTTCGTACCAGGTCTCGGTGGCCGACGCGGTCGCCAACGCCGGACGGCTCATCAAGGAAGGCGGCGCCGAAGCCGTAAAGCTCGAAGGCGGCGTGCACGTGGCCGACGCGGTTCGCCGGCTTGCCGAGGTCGACATTCCCGTCATGGGACACGTCGGTCTTACGCCGCAATCGGTGCATCGCATGGGCGGACACAAGGTCCAGGGCCGGCGCAGCGGACACGGCGCCGGCGAAAGCGGCCGCCTTCTCGAAGATGCGCAGGCGCTCGAAGACGCGGGAGCTTTCGCGATCGTCGTCGAAGGGGTTCCGTCGGACCTTGCTGCAGAAATCACGGCGGCCGTTTCGATTCCGACCATCGGGATCGGCGCCGGCGCGGGCTGCGACGGCCAGGTTCTCGTGATGCACGACCTGCTCGGCCTCGAAGACCGCATCGCACCGAAGTTCGTCAAGCGCTTCGCCGAGCTCGGTACGCAGGCGACCGAGGCTTTCGCCGAATACGTCCGTGAAGTTCGCGCCGGTGCGTTCCCGACCGAGAAGCATTCGTTCTCGGCGCCGCGCGCCGTCGTGCTCGCAAAGGAAGCGTAG